Part of the Engystomops pustulosus chromosome 4, aEngPut4.maternal, whole genome shotgun sequence genome is shown below.
gctgtgtcctagtaggatgcttcagcttgtcctgggttgtttCAGATATCACCcataaaggtaggatgatacccctttcctctcactaactaactcactccactcaggcagggagctgagctctcctgctctggtctggtgtgctgattGCACTGACTTGCTTAGCTGTACTGAGTTGTGTCAGCTCTAGCctaagacttaggctacattcacactaccgtatgggagacgtatatacggccgacatatatacggccgatatacgtcccccatagacggcaatgggcgcacggcgccctacgggagccgtacggtgcagcacaccgtaccgctccgtacaccggaaaaagataggacatgtcctatctttctctgtagtacggcgccgtgcgccataacttcctatgtagaggggcgggggtgagctgcgctggcagtgtgaatgtagcctaactctagaactttcctgaccaggggttttattactcccactggtcaggtggtggttactcctctaATTGCATTCCAGCTTACAGACATaaggtataacacatgtgattggttgctggaattgcatcacataaaacaattaactcctgccttgccaggcagactctaccgctgcagtgttcctctgtgttatgtagtgacctgctgtggggttgatcagaccctacacaggctgtaaGCTACTAGTGAACTACTGATTTCTACAAAGTTTTTTTATGAAGAACTGCAAATTGCCTGTGAGAATCAGCAGCATGTTTATGTAATTGATGGCTTCTGTGACTTCGGACCCTGACTGCAGTCACAGTAAGCCTTCCCCGATGGCGGCCCTGTGTCAGCTCCACCCCTGGGGTCTCTTGGTGAGATGGGCACACCGTGTCTACAACAAGTTTCAACCCTTTTTCCCCCTCTAGCAGCCCACTCGCGAATGAGCTGGCACTTTTGTGTAAACAACATGGCTCCCTAAACCCCGCCCCTAATCGGCTCACCACGCCtcctttaacccaataaaatcaGGTTCAAATTGGTGTGCAGAGGGGTGACTAACATGCTGTTTGGGAGCCATTAGAACTGGATCTTTTTAATGAGCGGAGCCACTAATGATCCAGAttagataaaactttattaatccttGGGGGGAAATTCTTTTGCTTCCGtcaaatacacaatataaaagatataaaaacaTACACTCAAGACATATATAAAACAACACAACATAAAATGCATGTCTTGAGTGTATGCTACAGACATTAAGGCTCCATAAAAAGTCGAACTTCCTATCACTATACTTTACACCCCAGCACTGCCCctcccagggccggctccaggtttcagtagacccctgagcgacagagcctcagtgggcccctctgCAGTGAACTCAAaactaaaattaaaaattcagaaactaaaacagtctcctgttccctattctgtagtttatcatcccaaacaaccccctcttggttattttaaataagcccccctatggattcattagatacagcctcccttgcccccatggattccttatctaCAGccgtatgtgggcccccccagcagctctgagccccgtcacctgcccaggtatgccctgTTCTGGCGGCAGCCCTGGTCCTTCCCAACCAAGTTGCATAGAGGGGGAAATAGTTTATACCTGTATTCAGTATAACCCCCACAAACTTGAACTTTGTATAAACTAAGAATCCAGAGTTGTAGAGAAGTAAAAAGTTCCAGCATTCCTTTAGGTTTAGTATTGCTTTTTCCTGGGGCTGTATATCAATCAGCTTGAATACACTATGAGCAGGTTATATAATATCGGAGTTGCGCGCACTGACGTGTTTATACAGCTGCTACCACAATACCATCAGGGTGCACCCCGCCTGTAAGATCTAAATATCTGTGAGTCACGAATGCACTTTACATGACTCAATCAGCATTTTCGGCAGGTCAGAGGTCATGTTGATCTTCAGTAACAGCAAGTGACAAGGGCTGATAGCAAGGAAATAATAGATGTCAAGTAGCTGCAATACAGCTGATGGTTTAATAGTGTACATATTACTACAGATCAATAATCATAGCAGCTCCATAGATGTagctaaaggaaatcaaccactggaCACTTCTGTTTTGAGCTGAGCTCACTTACATATCCGTGTCTTCTTATTTTCATcagccccccaaaaaatgctttttaaaaatAGGAAAATGAGTTTATCATAGTTTATCTTGTACTTTCTTGTGGCAACAGCTTATTACTATTTCATGAAACAATATCAGACAAAGACATTTTCACATGATAGATAAAATGATTAAAAatctatacaaaaaaaatctgtGGAGTAGGGTACAAAAAGGTTAAAAAgaaggattttttattttttttctccaaatcccTTCTTCATTATCACAGTCAAAAATGAAATGATAAATCTCTATAGAATCactgccaccactaggtggagctcccTACACATAGTTTAATTTTAAACCTAGAAAGTGCTCTGTAGTAttaactccccctagtggcagggAGAAGAAAGCCTCTTACCATAGGCTCCTAGGCCCATATGAAGGGTATGGCCCTAGATGAATCCGTTCCCTTGATGTCTATGTCTTCTAGCTGGTGTTATCAGTCTACACCCTCTTCTTAGTTGAATATTTTATTACATAACACTGCATGAGTTGCTGTGGTGTTATTTCCAGAGTAAACCACAATTATGACAGAGCATAAAAAAACATCTATTTTTAGCCTTCCCAGAATGAGACATTTGAAAGTGGATATACactaaaaaagtatgaaaaaaccCAACAAAGTAATATGTGGAACAATTTTTGGGATTGTTCTTAGTGCTTAGTCATGACATTAGGTTAATACTGGGTTGTTTAAGTCCGTAGATACAATATGAGATCAGTTGCAGGCTTACAAGCCGATAGATCGCCTCCTGTGCTGCTGAAGGGGTGGAGTTAATGCAAATTTGGAGGCGTTTCCAAGTCAAATGAGGTGTTCTTTAATTTCTTTCCAAATTTGGGATTCTAAGGTTGCTATGTATGACAGTAAGCATAGATTGATCTATGTAACATTTAATGTTAATGTATGAGGAAAGAACAATTGGCATcttggcccctcctcctcttcatcgccTCTCTGTCCACTGAATGATACCAACAGTTCTTAGCGCTATCGCCCACTTCTGATTGGATGTGTCCGTACTCTGTAGATGATGACGGCGGCAGCTGGAAATAGGAGAAATGATGTCATCACCAAGATGGTAGCCAATATTATGAGAATGATAACCCAAATGTCCAGGATGTGTTTGGGGATAGCAGCTGGAGTCGGAGTCACAAGATCAGTCATGATGGCTTGTGATGTAGATACAACAGTCTGCAAGACAAAAATAAATTCAGAAGGTGAAGATCTCTCATAACAAACTCCTAAAATACTAAGAATTCCTATGAAGTGTCTccacggtaacagactacaaactgtGTGTAGTCATTCTTGTTACAATTCCTTCTTATCTATTTCAGCTCTCTTATTAAACCATTGAATTCAGAAAGTAGATCGTAGTAGATTAGTATCACCTCTGTTGATATGCAGAGGCTCGGCGGGGATGTCGTGTTGTCAGTACGCTCCCGTAGTGGTTGTGGTCTGTACTGGGCTGTGGAGAAACAAGGCGCCATTGATGACCCTTTGGAGGTAAGGACTAAAGTATTTATGAGTTTCAGTTATATTTACACCACTTGGGAACTCCAATCCGAACAATATCTTTATGActacaggatcagactacacagctcttttttgtagtctgtaaccatggagacacacagAATTgcatactgcctgtatatacaaaacatgtattattatttgtagtTCATCCTGTAGATTAATATTTTACTTTAGATGCAATGAGGGAGATGTAACAATGATGCATAGGCTCCACAGAGTTAGTGTCAGGAATTGGGTAttaatttgctgtatgtgtgtgcaacacccctgccaacgtgtaGGCAAGGGAGTGGTTGAGAATAAGGCCCTCTACTTGTCAGGATCCatatagtgagtctgatcaactcacccaatggataatgcagggagatctcaggtaatctgcagctgtagcctctgcctggacaggcaatagttaaatgggtgtaatatGTTATCCGTcggatccctggatacagctgtctaCCACCCCGGCCTTCCCCATCcgttacccagggacatatcgacacttaggggttgccccagagagaaccagtacatcagcctctccctctacccccctctaggtgcacatttttctgtcttgcagccgcgacacaaaactgccgCAAACCCTTCTACAAAGATATTCttcctagtgcaaagtcagacacaaaactggcacagaataATAGTTCAGGGCCACAGACACGCCCCTTTTCTAAGAGACCACACCCTCTTCTCGCATGCCCCGCCCCTTACGTCAGACAAGTGTTGAAaacaggtctaaaagccttgataaatgtggcgcaaattacTCTAAAAGTCTGGAAAAATTGGTCTAATACCTCTTCCCCAATAGATTTGTGTTTCTGGTCATTCTGACCGGCTTAAAAGTGTCATAACTCTTTTTCTACTCTATGTATTACCATTCTACATTATATTAGTAGATGTATTATTATAGCATTACACAGCTACATTTCATGCATTACTCGCTCCATAGAAGTGACTGCAGTATAAGTACACAGCACAGATGTTCCGAAATAACCTTGGGTTTAATGCACACAGTGACAGCTGATATAATAAGTTGCAGGCTACGCTCTGGATCACTGCACTGTAAATATTCCTAAGAAGATCTTACAGATCATCAATCATCAGAGCTCTAGTTATTAAATGGCTTCACGTATTTCCATTTTCTATAATAGAGGATGACAGAACCGGCCCGGTGCCACAATAACATAATAACCTGAGAGGTTTGCAGGGAGGTTCTGCTTTATTCCTATGGCAAATGGGGTTGGATCACATTGATAAAGGGGTCTATCATGATGAACATGTATGTAGATAGCATGTTACAGGGAGAAGAAAGATATACAGATTAACATGTAATAGGCTtaagagtccagtgggcggtACTCCTGTGTGGTGGCAAGAATTTCCTGCACTGTACATGTAGACAGAGGTAAACACAACCACTCTCTGTATTCTTATGCCAGAAGGAACTAAGGTTGAAATAGAAAAAAACTGTATGTGCTAAATTACTtttctgcagacaggacactatgtacaatctgctcagctcctcctgctctataacatgctgcctgcagatattacactatatacaatctgctcatcagctcctcctgctctataacctactgcctgcagatagaacactatctataatctgttcagctcctcctgctctataacctactgcctgcagataggacactatgtacaatctgctcagctcctcctgctctataacatgctgcctgcagattgaacactatctacaatctgctcagctcctcttgctctataacatgctgcagataGGAGATTATGTTGAATCTACTCAGTTTCtcttgctctataccatgctgcctgcagataggacactatgcaccatTTGCTCAGCTCAtcttgctctatatcatgctacctgtagataggacactgtgtgcaatctgcttagctcctcctactctttaacatgctgcttgcagataggacactatgtacaatctgctcagctcctcttgctctataacattctgcctgcagataggaaactatgaacaatctgctcagctcctcctgctctataacatgcagcttgaagataggacactatgtacaatcggctcagccCATTTCCTCTATAACATGGTGCAGatgggacactgtgtacaatctgctcagctcctcttgctctataacatgccgccttcAAATGGaatactatgtataatctgctcagctcctcctgctctatatcatatcataccatacaatgtgcagcataatttgtatataatggtgaacatatcccattctttagtgtcaggttggatgactgggccccctgacactgcaggccccatagtggctgctatggctgctactgctgtagttacatcCCTGCTGCAGGTTATTATTGCTCTCTGCTAACAGGAGTCTTACGTAAAGGAGGTCATATTTTCAAGTCATTCCAAAAAATCTCCAGCATAATGGTCATACCTaaaattaacccctacgggacacagcatcttttggcctaaaggacgcggccccatttttcaaatctggcctgtgtcactataagtggttatagctttggaacgctgtgagatatccaggggattttgagattgttttctcgtgacacattgtacttcaaattagtttaaaaatttggatgaaatcttttgcgtttagttatgaaaaaaaacaaaatttggcaaaaatgttgaaaaattctttattttcaacgttctaaattctctacttttgattcagaaagtcatagcacccaaataaattcataacttacatttcccaaatgtctgctttatgttggcatggttttttcagattccacatattttactagaatgttatgaagctcagaatttgggagccatttttcacattttttgtaaaatcgccaaaacctgtatttagatggacctgcacagtttctaattgacactgagaggcctaaataatagcgagactcgtaaattaccccattgtggaaactacacccctcaacgtatgaaaaaccacttttaagaagtttgttaaccctttacgtgttttataggggttaaaacaaaatggaggtggagtctgcaaattgtaatattttttcacaatacactcattttgggtggaaaattaaacatttgtaatggataaaatgaaaaaaggctccacaaagtttgatacgcaatttctcccgagtacaccgataccctacatgtggtggtaacctgctgtatgggcgcacggccgggcatagaagggaaggaggcgccatccggagcagatttgctgtcacattgtacaggctataatttttttcttttttttaatgaggacctataggggcttatttcttttgccacatgagatgcacttttctaatacataattttggggcatctatagctaattggtgagatttaattaactctttgttggtggaggaaatgaaaatcatcaatttttaggaaaatttttatgtgtttt
Proteins encoded:
- the SMIM3 gene encoding small integral membrane protein 3, producing the protein MAPCFSTAQYRPQPLRERTDNTTSPPSLCISTETVVSTSQAIMTDLVTPTPAAIPKHILDIWVIILIILATILVMTSFLLFPAAAVIIYRVRTHPIRSGR